From Sporohalobacter salinus:
ATTTCTAAACTATTTGCTGCTTCTAAGGCAGTTAAACTTCCTTTAAAAGAATCCAGAGCTATTAATATCTTCATATTTATCACCAACTTTAAATTTTATTTTAATTTTTTGAAAATTCCGTTCTAGTAGTTAAATTATAGTAATTCTCATACCCTAATTCAATTAGCAAACTATACAACATTCAAATTAGTACTAAGTTATATATTATAGGTATTGCACAAAAATATTCAATTTCTTTAAACTCTACTTTTCAAGCTTATATAATTTCATCCTCTCTCTTCTAATTTATTACATAAAAGCAATAATTTTAAACAAACAGCACTTTAAATTCTTAATGACTAGTTAATAAATTAAAAACAGAGGATAATATAAGTTAGTTAACTCATACTATCCTCTGCATTCAAAACACAACATTTAAAAAATAAATCCAATTATTAAAATTAATTTACTTTTTTGATATTTTACTTTTAATAATTAGTCCCATATGAATTACGAAATACTTTCTGATACTCTAAACTTTCTTCTGTGTATGAAGATTTATCTTCAGCAGAATAACCAACTGCAATAATTGAATCTACTTCAAGTTCGTTAGGAATATCTAATACTTCTTTAACATACTCATTAGAAGTCTTTTCATCACTATGATTTCGATTTCTAATCTGAATCCAGCAAGAACCTAAACCTAATTCTTCGGCAGCCAACTGAATATTAATTGAAGCAATCGATGCATCCTCTACCCAAACATCACTCACTTCAGGATCAGCACAAACAACTATTCCTACTGCTGCCTCAGCTAAAAAAGCTGAACCGTTCTTTTTGGCATCAGACAATTGTTCTAATACTCCGCTATCATCAACAACAATAAATTTCCAAGGATTAAATCCTCTTGAAGATGGAGACAACAATGCTGCTTTAACTAACTGGTCAATCTTTCTATTCTCTACCTTTTTATCTTGATATTTTCTAATACTTCTTCTTTTCTTCAACAGAGATAAAACCATAATATCACCCCTCAAATACAGGAAAAGCTATTTTACCACTTTTAATCTAACTCCTTTTAACATAACACTGCTTCAGTTAAAGCAATTAAACTATTATAATCTAATTTCTTCTCTTCAGAAATTAATCGACATTCTTGAAGATGCTTTTCTCTCCATCTACTCCATTTATCTCCTATTCCAACCTCATTTTCTACTAGTACATTCAATTCTGATAATTTATCCATTCCTAACTTGTGAAAGTTTGCTGATCCTAAAAAGAACTTGCTCCTATCTATACAAACAAATTTGGAATGAATCATTCTATCTGATAAATAAACCTTTACTTTCGAATTAGATTCCTCAATTATCTTCTCTAAAATACGTTGATTCAATGAATGCTGAACATTAGCTTCCTTAGAAGTTATTATAGTAACATTAACCCCACGGTTTGCAGCCAAAATAATTTCCTCAGTTATATCGGGGTCCCCGAAATAAGCCATTTCTATATCTATCCTATATTTTGCATTCCTTAATAATTCTAATACCTTAGGTTTAATTTCAAATAAGTCTCGTTCCCTTATATTAAAATAAAATTCAACATCTTGACAGCTAATTTTATCTTTCTTACCAGACAACCTATTCCAGAAATAACTTACTAACTTGGAATCAGCAAATTTAATCATATAATCTGCATACTTACCACTTGTCTCATCTACTGTTTTATCGCCAATATTAATTCCACCTAAAATTAATACTTCATCGTCAAAAATATAAAACTTAGAATGATCATTTCTCTCTTCATCAGATTTAATTGTAATATTGTCATGATTTAACATTCTATTCAATCTTTCATTTCTACATTGTTTCTTAGAACAGTCATTATCTCTATAATATAAAAGTGAAAGAACCCACTCTTTGATAGTTAGACCTACCTCTGAATCTTTATGAAAAAAGCTCTGTTTTTGCTGTTCAATTCTTTCAAATACCGCTCCTACTTTATCCTTTAAAATCTTAACTTCTACCCCTCTATCAGCAGCTTTAATCAATTCCTCAGCTATTAGATTTCCAATATTATCATCCCGCCATATATACATACAAATATAAATTGATTCTTCAGCATTATTTATTTGTTTAATTATCTCAGAAAAAGATTCAGTTTCATTAATCAATAATTCCTTTTTCATTTTACGCATGTCTCCTTTTTTACTATAAATATAAAGTTATTTACCATACTAACTCTTAATAATCATCAATTTTTGATGCCCGTATAAGTAAATGAATTTTGATTCATCTTTACATAATCATCTATTACTTTACCAATTATATTATTACAGTTTTTGCATATTAATTTACTATTATGAACTTTTCCATCATAAAACCTATTAATTTTGCTCTCCCAACACTTTAGTACTCTGCCATCACCTATTTTTTTATACTTCATAATTTTGGATTTACACTTAGAACACTTAATAGTTAAAATTAAGAAACACCTCTTTTGATTCCTTAAGTCTATTTTCACTAACTTTATTTTATATTAAAATAATCTATATTGCAAAATTCCCCTTTATTTTATTCCTTTTATTATAATAATTAATCAAAAAACCACTAGCCTAATTAGGCCAGTGGTAAAAAATTAAATAATTCTATTATTATTTAGGGTTAGCTAATTCAATATCAATATTTTTGCCT
This genomic window contains:
- a CDS encoding nitroreductase family protein, which encodes MVLSLLKKRRSIRKYQDKKVENRKIDQLVKAALLSPSSRGFNPWKFIVVDDSGVLEQLSDAKKNGSAFLAEAAVGIVVCADPEVSDVWVEDASIASINIQLAAEELGLGSCWIQIRNRNHSDEKTSNEYVKEVLDIPNELEVDSIIAVGYSAEDKSSYTEESLEYQKVFRNSYGTNY
- a CDS encoding phospholipase D-like domain-containing protein; translated protein: MKKELLINETESFSEIIKQINNAEESIYICMYIWRDDNIGNLIAEELIKAADRGVEVKILKDKVGAVFERIEQQKQSFFHKDSEVGLTIKEWVLSLLYYRDNDCSKKQCRNERLNRMLNHDNITIKSDEERNDHSKFYIFDDEVLILGGINIGDKTVDETSGKYADYMIKFADSKLVSYFWNRLSGKKDKISCQDVEFYFNIRERDLFEIKPKVLELLRNAKYRIDIEMAYFGDPDITEEIILAANRGVNVTIITSKEANVQHSLNQRILEKIIEESNSKVKVYLSDRMIHSKFVCIDRSKFFLGSANFHKLGMDKLSELNVLVENEVGIGDKWSRWREKHLQECRLISEEKKLDYNSLIALTEAVLC